The Accipiter gentilis chromosome 7, bAccGen1.1, whole genome shotgun sequence genome includes a region encoding these proteins:
- the NIP7 gene encoding 60S ribosome subunit biogenesis protein NIP7 homolog, with translation MRPLTEAETRAVFEKLGRYIGENIQLLVDRPDGTYCFRLHRDRVYYLSEKLLKVAASIPRDSLVSLGTCFGKFTKTQKFRLSVTALDFLAPYAKYKVWVKPGSEQSFLYGNHVLKSGLGRITENTAQYQGVVVFSMADVPLGFGVAAKSTQECRKVDPMAIVVFHQADVGEYVRNEDTLT, from the exons ATGCGGCCGCTGACGGAGGCGGAGACGCGGGCGGTCTTCGAGAAGCTGGGACGATA CATCGGTGAGAACATCCAGCTGCTGGTGGACCGGCCCGATGGCACCTACTGCTTCCGCCTGCACCGCGACCGCGTCTACTACCtgag TGAGAAGTTGCTGAAGGTGGCTGCGAGCATCCCCCGGGACAGCCTGGTGTCCCTGGGCACCTGCTTTGGAAAGTTCACCAAGACGCAAAAATTCCGGCTCAGCGTCACGGCCCTGGACTTCCTCGCACCCTACGCCAAG TACAAGGTGTGGGTGAAGCCCGGCTCGGAGCAGTCCTTCCTCTACGGCAACCATGTCCTGAAGTCGGGCCTGGGCCGCATCACGGAGAACACGGCCCAGTACCAGGGCGTGGTGGTGTTCTCCATGGCCGACGTCCCGCTG GGCTTTGGAGTGGCTGCCAAGTCCACCCAGGAGTGCCGGAAAGTGGACCCCATGGCCATCGTGGTGTTCCACCAGGCTGACGTCGGGGAGTACGTGCGGAATGAGGACACGCTGACCTAA
- the TMED6 gene encoding transmembrane emp24 domain-containing protein 6, translating into MLLPTPAPALPSATAEQLIITPATSGPCSCSGWRKHWRLGSRMLLLAFLVLLSPASCPETEPLSESSQDPLFRGADRYDFAIVIPAGAVECFWQFAYQSGNFFFSYEVQRATGIATNRDILATASDPNGFQLGISQHVRGQINFLAKETGFYQLCLDNQHNHFGFMQVYLNFGVYYEGFNTENKQPQERKELNDTLEAIGVSIRKLQIHIFHMWRFYNFARMRKGADSFLLESNYNYVNWWSMAQSCVIVLSGVLQLYFLKRLFNVQTNSRQKC; encoded by the exons ATGCTCCTCCCGacaccagccccagctctgccgaGTGCCACTGCAGAGCAGTTAATAATTACCCCTGCTACCTCgggtccctgctcctgctctggctGGAGGAAGCACTGGAGGTTGGGaagcaggatgctgctgctggcctTCCTGGTGCTGCTGAGCCCTGCCAGCTGCCCCGAGACAGAGCCCCTGAGCGAGTCCAGCCAGGATCCCCTCTTCCGCGGGGCGGATCGCTACGACTTTGCCATCGTCATCCCCGCCGGCGCCGTGGAGTGCTTCTGGCAGTTCGCGTACCAAAGCGGCAACTTCTTCTTCAGCTACGAG GTCCAGCGGGCGACGGGGATTGCCACCAACAGGGACATCCTGGCCACGGCGAGCGACCCCAACGGCTTCCAGCTTGGCATTTCCCAGCACGTGCGAGGACAGATCAACTTCCTCGCAAAGGAGACAG GTTTCTACCAGCTGTGCCTGGACAACCAGCACAATCACTTTGGCTTCATGCAGGTCTATCTCAACTTCGGTGTCTACTATGAAGGCTTCaacacagaaaacaagcagcCGCAAGAGAGGAAAGAACTGAACGACACCCTGGAGGCAATCGGG GTCAGCATCCGGAAGCTACAGATCCACATCTTCCACATGTGGCGGTTCTACAACTTTGCCCGGATGCGGAAAGGGGCCGACTCCTTCCTCCTGGAGTCCAACTACAACTATGTCAACTGGTGGTCAATGGCTCAGAGTTGCGTCATTGTCCTCTCTGGGGTGCTGCAGCTCTACTTCTTGAAGCGCCTTTTCAACGTGCAAACCAACAGCAGGCAGAAGTGCTAG
- the TERF2 gene encoding telomeric repeat-binding factor 2 isoform X1, whose protein sequence is MVGRRLRTGRRERMAAPGGVPEETVNGWVLQFYFHQAMAAYRSGRNRDFRQLRDVMQALLVRPLEKEPMVAQMLRMMQLLSRIEEGENLDCTFDKEAELTPLESAISILELIQREFSVAEKTMETVEKMVKEAAVIVCIKNGEFDKASKIVKRHMGKEPRNQKKRNELLTVIREKNFTHPVVKNFSYKNFQQSVFQFLKTYVDNSEPLLLTIMKKTLNSEHAKVRKHSSVTPKSANGPKGEAAAPEPSGRAKGPAGAPEPAETAEHLEGAPNPAERVDDPAVAPEPMEGTSDSAAAPEPMEGATDPEATPEHLTAAVNILEDASEPMEVSKEPAAVASDHPGVSYRDSERQPSGTVTTYGISVLREAFKILSDSQDSDALFTKLDETDFSFPKQLSPSVSHRTKRRKEEENQDSEISDPPEISHKGKRLLTISKLVMEQDSQYSESSDSPDSSQEPVVSSASRPVQKLHDQPVSTKSAKSFQGRWNSSYGKEEKDSWSEEDELFSEAASFATNSHNATVFGSKKQKWTVQESEWIKEGVKKFGEGRWKAICQKYPFQNRTAVMIKDRWRTMKKLGIL, encoded by the exons ATGGTAGGGAGGCGGCTGCGGACCGGCCGGCGGGAGAGGATGGCGGCGCCGGGGGGCGTCCCCGAGGAAACGGTGAACGGTTGGGTCCTGCAGTTCTACTTCCACCAGGCCATGGCGGCCTACCGATCCGGGCGGAACCGCGACTTCCGCCAGCTCCGTGACGTCATGCAGG CCCTGCTTGTGCGGCCCCTGGAGAAGGAGCCCATGGTGGCCCAGATGCTGCGCATGATGCAACTCTTGTCGCGGATTGAAGAAGGCGAGAACCTTG ATTGCACCTTCGATAAAGAGGCGGAGCTCACCCCTCTTGAATCGGCGATCAGTATCCTGGAGCTCATTCAGAGAGAATTCTCTGTGGCTGAAAAGACGATGGAAACTGTTGAGAAGATGGTGAAGGAAGCT gcTGTTATTGTCTGCATCAAAAATGGAGAGTTTGATAAAGCTTCAAAAATTGTCAAGAGGCATATGGGGAAGGAACCCAGAAACCAG AAAAAGCGGAATGAGTTGCTGACTGTCATCCGGGAGAAGAATTTCACTCATCCAGTGGTCAAAAACTTCTCTTACAAGAACTTCCAGCAGAGCGTGTTTCAGTTCCTGAAGACCTATGTGGACAATTCGGAGCCACTGCTGCTAACG ATAATGAAAAAGACTTTGAATTCAGAACATGCCAAAGTACGAAAACACTCATCGGTGACTCCCAAGTCTGCAAATGGGCCAAAGGGTGAGGCAGCGGCTCCCGAGCCCTCAGGAAGGGCAAAGGGCCCAGCAGGAGCTCCAGAGCCTGCAGAAACGGCAGAACACCTGGAGGGAGCTCCCAACCCTGCAGAAAGAGTAGATGACCCCGCAGTAGCTCCTGAGCCTATGGAAGGAACTAGTGACTCTGCAGCAGCTCCAGAGCCTATGGAAGGAGCTACTGACCCAGAAGCAACTCCTGAGCACCTCACAGCAGCAGTTAATATCTTGGAAGATGCTTCAGAGCCTATGGAAGTATCTAAAGAACCAGCAGCAGTAGCTTCAGACCATCCAGGAGTGTCCTACAGGGACTCGGAAAG GCAGCCCTCTGGAACTGTAACCACGTATGGGATTTCTGTTCTGAGAGAAGCTTTCAAGATCTTGTCGGACTCCCAGGATTCTGATGCACTCTTCACCAAACTGGATGAAACAGACTTTTCTTTCCCCAAGCAACTGTCTCCTTCTGTATCCCACAGAACCAAGAGACGGAAGGAAGAGGAGAATCAAGATTCTGAGATCTCAGACCCTCCTGAAATATCCCATAAGGGCAAACGCTTGTTGACCATAAGCAAACTGGTCATGGAGCAAGACAGCCAGTACAGCGAGTCGAGTGACAGCCCAGACTCTTCCCAGGAACCAGTTGTATCTTCTGCTTCCAGACCTGTTCAGAAATTGCATGACCAGCCTGTATCTACTAAGAGTGCCAA GTCCTTTCAAGGAAGGTGGAACAGCTCAtatggcaaagaagaaaaagacagttgGAGTGAGGAGGATGAGCTCTTCTCAGAAGCAG CATCATTTGCGACGAACAGCCATAATGCTACAGTCTTCGGTTCCAAGAAACAG AAATGGACAGTACAAGAGAGCGAGTGGATCAAAGAGGGTGTGAAGAAGTTCggagaagggagatggaaggCCATTTGCCAGAAATACCCCTTCCAGAACCGCACGGCAGTGATGATCAAGGATCGCTGGCGGACCATGAAAAAGCTGGGAATTCTCTAA
- the TERF2 gene encoding telomeric repeat-binding factor 2 isoform X2, whose translation MVGRRLRTGRRERMAAPGGVPEETVNGWVLQFYFHQAMAAYRSGRNRDFRQLRDVMQALLVRPLEKEPMVAQMLRMMQLLSRIEEGENLDCTFDKEAELTPLESAISILELIQREFSVAEKTMETVEKMVKEAAVIVCIKNGEFDKASKIVKRHMGKEPRNQKKRNELLTVIREKNFTHPVVKNFSYKNFQQSVFQFLKTYVDNSEPLLLTIMKKTLNSEHAKVRKHSSVTPKSANGPKGEAAAPEPSGRAKGPAGAPEPAETAEHLEGAPNPAERVDDPAVAPEPMEGTSDSAAAPEPMEGATDPEATPEHLTAAVNILEDASEPMEVSKEPAAVASDHPGVSYRDSERTKRRKEEENQDSEISDPPEISHKGKRLLTISKLVMEQDSQYSESSDSPDSSQEPVVSSASRPVQKLHDQPVSTKSAKSFQGRWNSSYGKEEKDSWSEEDELFSEAASFATNSHNATVFGSKKQKWTVQESEWIKEGVKKFGEGRWKAICQKYPFQNRTAVMIKDRWRTMKKLGIL comes from the exons ATGGTAGGGAGGCGGCTGCGGACCGGCCGGCGGGAGAGGATGGCGGCGCCGGGGGGCGTCCCCGAGGAAACGGTGAACGGTTGGGTCCTGCAGTTCTACTTCCACCAGGCCATGGCGGCCTACCGATCCGGGCGGAACCGCGACTTCCGCCAGCTCCGTGACGTCATGCAGG CCCTGCTTGTGCGGCCCCTGGAGAAGGAGCCCATGGTGGCCCAGATGCTGCGCATGATGCAACTCTTGTCGCGGATTGAAGAAGGCGAGAACCTTG ATTGCACCTTCGATAAAGAGGCGGAGCTCACCCCTCTTGAATCGGCGATCAGTATCCTGGAGCTCATTCAGAGAGAATTCTCTGTGGCTGAAAAGACGATGGAAACTGTTGAGAAGATGGTGAAGGAAGCT gcTGTTATTGTCTGCATCAAAAATGGAGAGTTTGATAAAGCTTCAAAAATTGTCAAGAGGCATATGGGGAAGGAACCCAGAAACCAG AAAAAGCGGAATGAGTTGCTGACTGTCATCCGGGAGAAGAATTTCACTCATCCAGTGGTCAAAAACTTCTCTTACAAGAACTTCCAGCAGAGCGTGTTTCAGTTCCTGAAGACCTATGTGGACAATTCGGAGCCACTGCTGCTAACG ATAATGAAAAAGACTTTGAATTCAGAACATGCCAAAGTACGAAAACACTCATCGGTGACTCCCAAGTCTGCAAATGGGCCAAAGGGTGAGGCAGCGGCTCCCGAGCCCTCAGGAAGGGCAAAGGGCCCAGCAGGAGCTCCAGAGCCTGCAGAAACGGCAGAACACCTGGAGGGAGCTCCCAACCCTGCAGAAAGAGTAGATGACCCCGCAGTAGCTCCTGAGCCTATGGAAGGAACTAGTGACTCTGCAGCAGCTCCAGAGCCTATGGAAGGAGCTACTGACCCAGAAGCAACTCCTGAGCACCTCACAGCAGCAGTTAATATCTTGGAAGATGCTTCAGAGCCTATGGAAGTATCTAAAGAACCAGCAGCAGTAGCTTCAGACCATCCAGGAGTGTCCTACAGGGACTCGGAAAG AACCAAGAGACGGAAGGAAGAGGAGAATCAAGATTCTGAGATCTCAGACCCTCCTGAAATATCCCATAAGGGCAAACGCTTGTTGACCATAAGCAAACTGGTCATGGAGCAAGACAGCCAGTACAGCGAGTCGAGTGACAGCCCAGACTCTTCCCAGGAACCAGTTGTATCTTCTGCTTCCAGACCTGTTCAGAAATTGCATGACCAGCCTGTATCTACTAAGAGTGCCAA GTCCTTTCAAGGAAGGTGGAACAGCTCAtatggcaaagaagaaaaagacagttgGAGTGAGGAGGATGAGCTCTTCTCAGAAGCAG CATCATTTGCGACGAACAGCCATAATGCTACAGTCTTCGGTTCCAAGAAACAG AAATGGACAGTACAAGAGAGCGAGTGGATCAAAGAGGGTGTGAAGAAGTTCggagaagggagatggaaggCCATTTGCCAGAAATACCCCTTCCAGAACCGCACGGCAGTGATGATCAAGGATCGCTGGCGGACCATGAAAAAGCTGGGAATTCTCTAA
- the LOC126040913 gene encoding cytochrome b5 isoform X2 has protein sequence MEPGERTETGGCAAEAGPVFTLEEVGKRNSSREAWLVIHGRVYDVTRFLEEHPGGEEVLLEQAGRDATESFEDVGHSTDAREMLKQYYIGEIHPDRKKEGSKNPSMTSSGQASFWSTWLIPIFGALVIGLMYRYYMLDGRTS, from the exons ATGGAGCCCGGGGAGCGCACGGAGACCGGAGGCTGCGCGGCGGAGGCCGGGCCCGTCTTCACgctggaggaggtggggaagCGGAACTCCAGCCGCGAGGCCTGGCTGGTTATCCACGGCCGCGTCTACGATGTCACCCGCTTCCTGGAGGAG CATCCAGGTGGAGAAGAGGTTTTGCTCGAACAAGCTGGTAGAGATGCCACAGAGAGCTTTGAAGACGTTGGGCATTCCACAGATGCCAGGGAAATGCTCAAGCAGTACTACATAGGGGAAATCCACCCG GATCGTAAAAAAGAAGGTTCTAAG AATCCAAGTATGACATCCTCAGGCCAAGCAAG tTTCTGGTCAACATGGCTAATCCCCATCTTCGGAGCACTGGTCATAGGTTTAATGTATCGCTATTACATGTTGGATGGGAGAACCTCTTGA
- the LOC126040913 gene encoding cytochrome b5 isoform X1, whose protein sequence is MEPGERTETGGCAAEAGPVFTLEEVGKRNSSREAWLVIHGRVYDVTRFLEEHPGGEEVLLEQAGRDATESFEDVGHSTDAREMLKQYYIGEIHPQDRKKEGSKNPSMTSSGQASFWSTWLIPIFGALVIGLMYRYYMLDGRTS, encoded by the exons ATGGAGCCCGGGGAGCGCACGGAGACCGGAGGCTGCGCGGCGGAGGCCGGGCCCGTCTTCACgctggaggaggtggggaagCGGAACTCCAGCCGCGAGGCCTGGCTGGTTATCCACGGCCGCGTCTACGATGTCACCCGCTTCCTGGAGGAG CATCCAGGTGGAGAAGAGGTTTTGCTCGAACAAGCTGGTAGAGATGCCACAGAGAGCTTTGAAGACGTTGGGCATTCCACAGATGCCAGGGAAATGCTCAAGCAGTACTACATAGGGGAAATCCACCCG CAGGATCGTAAAAAAGAAGGTTCTAAG AATCCAAGTATGACATCCTCAGGCCAAGCAAG tTTCTGGTCAACATGGCTAATCCCCATCTTCGGAGCACTGGTCATAGGTTTAATGTATCGCTATTACATGTTGGATGGGAGAACCTCTTGA